Part of the Deltaproteobacteria bacterium genome, TCATACCGAACCTGTCACGCAGCGGCGAGGTGAGAAGCCCCGCCCTCGTTGTGGCCCCGATAAGCGTAAAGTTGGGGATCTCCAGTTTCATGGATCGCGCCGACGGCCCCTGGCCGATAAGGATATCGATGTGATAGTCTTCCATAGCGGGGTACAGGATCTCTTCCACGACGTGCGACAGCCGGTGGATCTCATCGATGAACAGAACGTCATGCTGCCCCAGGTTGGTCAGGATCGCCGCCAGATCTCCCGGCCGCTCCACGACGGGACCGGAGGTTACCTTGATATCAACGCCCATCTCTCTGGCGGTGATATAGGCGAGGGTGGTCTTGCCGAGACCGGGAGGACCGTAAAGCAGCATATGGTCGAGGGCCTCCCTCCGTTTTCGCGCCGCCTCGATGAAGATCGAGAGATTTTCCTTGACCTTGCTCTGGCCCACGTATTCGTCAAGGCTCACAGGACGAATGGATTGTTCATATCCCAGATCATCCTGCAGCTTCTCGGGATTGACGACTGAATCTCTCACGATTTTTTCCATGTGTGCCGAACCTTCAGATACTCCCCGTCACCGCCGTGTCCTGCCGGCATCAGTTTGACAGTATTTTCAATGATTCCGTAAGCAGCTCTTCCAGGGTGGCGGTTCCTCCCGCCCCACGGAGCACGATGTCAAGGGCATCCTCGGCCGCTTTCTTCCTGTATCCGAGGTTCATCAGGGCCGAGAGAGCGTCTTCCTTCACGGGCTGCTGGCGGCCCGGTTCCCTGTCCGATATCTCAGACATAACCGCGA contains:
- the ruvB gene encoding Holliday junction branch migration DNA helicase RuvB, producing the protein MEKIVRDSVVNPEKLQDDLGYEQSIRPVSLDEYVGQSKVKENLSIFIEAARKRREALDHMLLYGPPGLGKTTLAYITAREMGVDIKVTSGPVVERPGDLAAILTNLGQHDVLFIDEIHRLSHVVEEILYPAMEDYHIDILIGQGPSARSMKLEIPNFTLIGATTRAGLLTSPLRDRFGMSFRLDFYKPEELKTIIIRSARILSIEIDDGGAEAISQRSRGTPRIANRLLKRVRDFAEVKADGIVTRDTAIRALEMLEVDHQGFDSMDRKILLTLIDKFDGGPVGIDSLSSAIGEEKNTVEDVYEPFLIQEGFLHRAPRGRIATKAAYEHFGRLWNKEERDQKELF